A DNA window from Novosphingobium sp. RL4 contains the following coding sequences:
- a CDS encoding MarR family transcriptional regulator, which yields MADSALSSLGVSNSSAWALVHLLRLGDEVRQGDLARVINVTEPSLVRTLHLLEDAGLVERHADDSDRRAKHLRLTEEGSIVAKRIDKRLIELRATLLDGIPTEDVETVVRVLDRIAARIAESAARQ from the coding sequence ATGGCTGATTCGGCCCTGTCCTCCCTGGGAGTTTCGAACTCCTCGGCATGGGCGCTCGTTCACCTGCTTCGTCTCGGAGACGAGGTACGGCAGGGCGATCTGGCGCGCGTCATCAACGTGACGGAGCCTTCGCTGGTCCGCACGCTGCACCTGCTCGAAGACGCAGGCCTGGTGGAGCGTCATGCCGACGACAGCGATCGCCGGGCCAAGCACCTGCGGCTGACCGAAGAAGGATCTATCGTTGCAAAACGGATCGACAAACGATTGATCGAGTTGCGTGCAACGCTGCTCGATGGCATTCCGACGGAAGACGTCGAGACTGTCGTGCGCGTGCTTGACCGCATCGCCGCACGCATTGCGGAAAGCGCCGCCCGGCAATGA
- a CDS encoding amino acid permease, with product MAGDWDEAEQAGGGKASVIATSSGSLGLMAAIALVMGNMIGSGVFLLPASLAPFGWNGVIGWLTTISGALVLAFVLSRLTHARPEAGSPAGFVTDAFGKTAGFFISWIYLVSLWTSVVTIAVAAVSYLSSMVPFLGRGEHVPALAAIALLWLVTLINLRSTRAAGNFQIVTLALKIIPLLVVIVLAVHILASGKAQLPSFDPSEVRSGAINGAATLTLWALLGFESASVAAARVRNPKVNVARATLWGTALTGALYLMVCSAIALLLPSDLASHSAAPFATFVARFWDGNAAMLIAVFAVISCIGALNGWTLLEAEMVRDMASRRLLPHWLAETDARGTARRALLVSAVVASCFAALNASRTMQALFEYLLLLSTSATLWLYLACALAALRLGVARIPALLGALYALWTLWGAGIGASGLSFVLMALGLPIWLWLKHNEID from the coding sequence ATGGCAGGCGATTGGGACGAGGCGGAACAGGCAGGGGGCGGCAAGGCTTCCGTTATAGCCACATCGTCGGGAAGCCTCGGCCTGATGGCGGCGATCGCCTTGGTCATGGGAAACATGATCGGCTCAGGCGTGTTCCTGCTGCCGGCCAGCCTGGCTCCGTTCGGCTGGAACGGCGTGATCGGCTGGCTGACGACGATCAGCGGCGCTCTCGTCCTCGCCTTCGTTCTCAGCCGCCTGACACATGCCCGTCCAGAAGCCGGCAGCCCCGCCGGTTTCGTCACCGACGCCTTCGGCAAGACCGCCGGGTTTTTCATAAGCTGGATTTATCTCGTCTCGCTGTGGACCTCGGTGGTTACGATCGCGGTGGCCGCGGTCAGCTACCTGTCCAGCATGGTACCGTTTCTTGGACGGGGCGAACATGTCCCCGCCCTTGCCGCAATCGCCCTGCTCTGGCTGGTGACGCTGATAAACCTGCGCAGTACGCGCGCTGCGGGGAACTTCCAGATCGTCACGCTGGCGCTCAAGATAATTCCCCTCCTGGTCGTCATAGTGCTGGCCGTCCATATCCTTGCCAGTGGCAAGGCCCAACTGCCCTCCTTCGATCCCTCCGAAGTTCGCTCCGGCGCCATCAACGGCGCCGCCACCCTGACGCTATGGGCCTTGCTCGGCTTCGAATCCGCCAGCGTCGCAGCCGCGCGCGTACGCAACCCGAAAGTGAACGTCGCGCGGGCCACGCTTTGGGGCACCGCGCTGACCGGTGCGCTTTACCTGATGGTTTGCTCTGCCATCGCCCTGCTCCTGCCCAGCGACCTCGCTTCGCATTCGGCAGCGCCGTTCGCCACTTTCGTCGCCCGTTTCTGGGACGGTAACGCAGCGATGCTCATCGCCGTCTTCGCCGTCATCAGTTGCATCGGCGCGCTGAACGGGTGGACCCTGCTTGAAGCAGAAATGGTGCGGGACATGGCCAGTCGTCGCCTGTTACCGCACTGGCTCGCCGAAACCGACGCGCGCGGAACGGCGAGGCGGGCTCTTCTGGTTTCCGCCGTTGTCGCCAGCTGCTTTGCCGCCTTGAACGCCAGCAGGACCATGCAGGCCCTGTTCGAATACCTCCTTCTTCTGTCGACCTCGGCAACGCTATGGCTCTATCTTGCCTGCGCGCTTGCCGCGCTCAGGCTCGGCGTTGCGCGCATCCCCGCGCTGCTCGGCGCGCTCTATGCTCTGTGGACCCTATGGGGCGCCGGGATCGGCGCCAGCGGCCTCAGCTTCGTCCTGATGGCGCTGGGTCTTCCCATCTGGCTCTGGCTCAAGCACAACGAGATCGACTAG
- the ggt gene encoding gamma-glutamyltransferase yields MPADGRTPHAVSATAEPTGQSATARHAMVAAANPLAVKAGVDVLKAGGSAVDAAVAIQAVLGLVEPQSSGLGGGSFMVYYDAKTRKATAYDGREVAPARATDRLFLGADGKRLPFVEAVLGGISTGVPGAVAMLDMAHRDHGKLAWSELFGEAHKLAQDGFIVSPRLAGMISQRKAPQASAPDARRYFTKADGMPYAAGDRLKNPDYARSLERIAKFGASGLLTGPIAQQIVDRVSQGPYPSAMTLADLASYRPRSGPALCRTYRVYLVCTPQAPSGGPGLQMALGILEHTDIDKRSASDEKAWFEFAQASRLAYADRDRYVGDPAFVKVPLEGLLDPSYAKERAALVGEKAGPVTFGKPKGAPEFGPDGTNEPGGTSHIVIVDTQGDVVSMTTTVESIFGSGRMVGGFFLNNQMTDFSFSPTDDDGAKAANAPAAGKRPRSSMAPTIVLTPQHKFVAAAGSPGGSAIQAYNLKVLVALLDWKMSPQDAVTLPNLVAKGDSYSADVFPAPIMEGLAARNMPLSTARGEESGLQAIVATPNGYIGGADPRREGVARGF; encoded by the coding sequence ATGCCCGCCGATGGCAGGACGCCTCATGCCGTCTCCGCGACGGCCGAGCCGACCGGCCAGTCGGCGACGGCACGACATGCCATGGTCGCCGCCGCAAACCCGCTGGCGGTCAAGGCAGGAGTGGACGTTCTGAAGGCAGGCGGTTCAGCCGTGGACGCAGCGGTCGCAATCCAGGCCGTGCTCGGTCTGGTCGAACCGCAAAGCTCGGGTCTCGGCGGCGGCTCGTTCATGGTCTACTACGATGCGAAGACGCGCAAGGCGACCGCCTATGACGGCCGCGAAGTCGCTCCGGCCAGAGCGACGGACCGGCTTTTCCTGGGTGCCGATGGCAAGCGCCTGCCGTTCGTCGAGGCGGTGCTCGGGGGAATCTCTACCGGCGTGCCCGGCGCGGTGGCCATGCTGGACATGGCGCATCGCGATCACGGCAAGCTGGCGTGGTCGGAATTGTTCGGCGAAGCGCACAAGCTCGCGCAGGACGGCTTTATTGTCAGCCCGCGGCTCGCTGGAATGATCTCCCAGCGCAAGGCGCCCCAGGCCTCGGCTCCAGACGCAAGGCGCTACTTCACCAAGGCGGACGGCATGCCCTATGCGGCGGGCGACCGTCTGAAAAACCCGGATTACGCCCGTTCGCTCGAACGGATCGCGAAATTCGGCGCTTCCGGCCTGCTCACCGGCCCGATAGCCCAGCAGATCGTCGATCGGGTAAGCCAAGGGCCTTATCCCAGTGCGATGACGCTGGCGGACCTTGCCAGTTACCGTCCGCGTTCTGGACCAGCCCTTTGCCGCACCTACCGTGTGTACCTGGTCTGCACGCCGCAGGCTCCGTCCGGCGGGCCGGGCCTTCAGATGGCGCTCGGCATTCTCGAACATACCGACATCGACAAGCGCAGCGCCAGCGATGAAAAGGCATGGTTCGAATTCGCGCAGGCAAGCCGCCTCGCCTATGCCGACCGCGACCGCTATGTCGGCGATCCGGCCTTCGTGAAAGTGCCGCTCGAAGGTCTGCTCGACCCCTCATACGCTAAGGAGCGCGCGGCGCTGGTGGGCGAAAAAGCTGGGCCGGTCACTTTCGGCAAACCGAAGGGAGCGCCGGAATTCGGCCCCGATGGCACCAATGAGCCCGGCGGCACCAGCCATATCGTCATCGTCGATACGCAAGGCGATGTCGTCTCGATGACCACGACGGTTGAAAGCATCTTCGGCTCCGGACGAATGGTAGGCGGGTTCTTCCTCAACAACCAGATGACCGATTTCTCGTTCAGCCCGACGGACGACGACGGGGCGAAAGCCGCGAACGCGCCGGCCGCCGGCAAGCGTCCGCGTTCCAGCATGGCTCCCACGATCGTCCTGACCCCTCAGCACAAATTCGTCGCTGCCGCCGGCTCGCCCGGTGGCAGCGCCATTCAGGCCTACAATCTCAAGGTGCTGGTCGCCCTGCTCGACTGGAAGATGTCCCCGCAGGATGCAGTGACGCTGCCCAACCTCGTCGCCAAGGGCGACAGCTACAGTGCCGACGTCTTCCCCGCGCCGATCATGGAAGGGCTGGCGGCAAGGAACATGCCCCTGTCGACCGCAAGGGGCGAGGAATCGGGCCTCCAGGCGATTGTCGCCACGCCGAACGGCTATATCGGCGGCGCAGATCCCCGGCGCGAAGGCGTGGCAAGAGGGTTCTAG
- a CDS encoding FUSC family protein, translated as MTKRFGLDAALFSVKAYMASMLAIYIALSIGLERPYWAFLTSYIVAQPLAGAVVSKAMFRVIGTFIGAGMAVIMVPVLVNAPELLTIAIGAWLALCVFVSLLDRTPRSYAFVLAGYTAVLIVLPSVDVPGTIFTVATLRVQEITIGILCGSFVHALVLPRSVSAFMLQRVANILADAERWSSDSLLLDGDPAIDKERQRLALDVTELHQLSIHLPYESTRIAPRIRTVRALQDQLSLIMPLGAAVTDRIGQLRAAGSISAEVESLLADTRHWFSRLDAMPLGERESAATALQERSRALEPRVGPDSSWDELILLSLLSRLASLIGAHRDCRLLAEQLSTPSTRPISPRASELVEGRRGRELHRDFGGATRGAIGAFFTICIGCALWIGSGWHEGATAVMLAGVFTALFAAAPDPLAPLRAFFLGTLIATLIGLLYGFVIMPRLDGFLEYALAMAPMLLMLGTLMQSPRWGGIALPMLLGLGSPVLVSDQYVGGFAGFVNGALAQLVGIIYAIVVIRLLNSTGSHAAIRSTVRAGWADIAERANLMSPPDVRAWINRMLDRIALLAPRLAMAGRSPGQPLYDALRDLRTGVAIGELRELRLALPPTKRGPLTEVLQKVGEYYRGLDPDRPAPADPILLEDIDIAMTAVLNDQDPELSRAGALGLVSLRRNLFPASSPTPKALAA; from the coding sequence ATGACGAAACGTTTCGGACTGGACGCAGCGCTGTTTTCCGTGAAGGCCTACATGGCCTCGATGCTGGCCATCTACATTGCGCTGTCGATCGGGCTCGAACGTCCTTATTGGGCCTTCCTCACGTCCTACATTGTCGCACAGCCGCTGGCGGGGGCTGTCGTGTCCAAGGCGATGTTCCGCGTGATCGGCACATTTATCGGCGCGGGGATGGCGGTCATCATGGTGCCCGTGCTCGTCAACGCACCGGAATTGCTGACGATCGCGATAGGGGCATGGCTGGCGCTCTGCGTCTTCGTTTCCCTGCTGGATCGCACGCCGCGTTCCTATGCCTTTGTTCTGGCCGGCTATACCGCAGTGCTTATCGTGCTGCCGAGCGTGGACGTTCCCGGCACGATCTTCACGGTGGCGACCCTGCGCGTGCAGGAAATCACCATCGGCATCCTCTGTGGCAGTTTCGTCCACGCGCTCGTGTTGCCGCGCTCGGTTTCCGCTTTCATGCTGCAACGGGTGGCCAACATTCTCGCCGATGCCGAGCGCTGGTCGAGCGATTCCCTGTTGCTCGATGGCGACCCGGCAATCGACAAGGAACGCCAGCGCCTTGCGCTTGACGTGACCGAACTGCACCAGCTTTCCATTCACCTCCCTTACGAGAGCACCCGCATCGCGCCGCGTATCCGCACGGTACGCGCCTTGCAGGACCAGCTCTCGCTCATCATGCCGCTGGGCGCCGCAGTGACGGACCGGATCGGGCAATTGCGCGCGGCAGGAAGCATTTCCGCCGAAGTCGAGAGCCTGCTGGCCGATACCCGTCACTGGTTTTCCCGGCTCGACGCGATGCCGCTCGGCGAGCGCGAGAGCGCGGCCACCGCGCTTCAGGAGCGCAGCCGCGCGCTGGAACCGCGTGTTGGCCCTGATTCCTCGTGGGACGAGCTTATCCTGCTCAGCCTGCTTTCGCGCCTTGCGTCCCTGATCGGCGCCCATCGCGACTGCCGCCTGCTCGCCGAGCAGCTTTCCACGCCGAGCACTCGCCCGATCAGTCCGCGTGCTTCCGAACTCGTGGAAGGACGTCGCGGCCGTGAACTGCACCGCGATTTCGGCGGGGCGACGCGCGGCGCCATCGGCGCATTCTTCACGATCTGCATCGGATGTGCTCTCTGGATCGGCAGCGGTTGGCATGAAGGAGCCACGGCGGTCATGCTGGCGGGTGTCTTCACGGCATTGTTCGCGGCTGCTCCCGATCCGCTTGCCCCGCTGCGCGCTTTCTTCCTGGGAACGCTGATCGCGACGCTGATCGGGCTGCTCTATGGCTTCGTCATAATGCCGCGGCTCGACGGGTTCCTTGAATATGCCCTGGCCATGGCGCCGATGCTGCTCATGCTGGGAACGCTTATGCAGTCTCCCCGGTGGGGCGGCATCGCCTTGCCCATGCTGCTGGGACTGGGTTCGCCGGTTCTCGTTTCGGACCAGTATGTCGGCGGGTTCGCCGGTTTCGTGAACGGCGCGCTCGCCCAGCTTGTCGGCATCATCTACGCCATTGTCGTCATCCGCCTGCTCAACTCGACGGGGAGCCATGCGGCGATCCGCAGCACCGTGCGGGCAGGGTGGGCCGATATCGCCGAGCGCGCAAACCTGATGAGCCCGCCGGACGTGCGGGCCTGGATCAATCGCATGCTCGACCGGATCGCCTTGCTGGCCCCCCGTCTCGCCATGGCAGGCCGTTCCCCCGGTCAACCGCTTTACGACGCCCTGAGGGATCTGCGCACAGGCGTGGCGATCGGCGAACTGCGCGAACTGCGCCTTGCCCTTCCGCCGACCAAACGCGGGCCGCTTACGGAAGTTCTTCAGAAAGTGGGCGAATACTATCGCGGCCTGGATCCCGACCGTCCCGCTCCTGCCGACCCCATCCTGCTTGAGGATATCGACATCGCCATGACTGCCGTGTTGAACGACCAAGACCCCGAGTTGAGCCGCGCCGGTGCGCTGGGTCTGGTCAGCTTGCGCCGCAACCTGTTTCCGGCTTCGAGCCCCACGCCGAAGGCGCTGGCGGCATGA